The following proteins are encoded in a genomic region of Xenopus laevis strain J_2021 chromosome 3L, Xenopus_laevis_v10.1, whole genome shotgun sequence:
- the szl.L gene encoding sizzled L homeolog precursor, with translation MTGVFLLLCASMLAAAAFDIGLSTKCVPIPKEMAMCNDVGYSEMRLPNLLGHTNMAEVVPKSAEWQNLLQTGCHPYARTFLCSLFAPVCLDTFIQPCRSMCVAVRNSCAPVLACHGHSWPESLDCDRFPAGEDMCLDTLSKEYQYAYKELPKPSCQGCPLIEEFFSHKTVLEAFCDNNFAVKVKLAKKKTTSGLHEYETEGPVEFIKQGLLLPYDTRTMIEQWLLINENCAQKLIRNRPTVYVIAGDIHHGKVKVNRVFHWQKKDSQLTLATRRWRHHKC, from the exons ATGACTGGAGTCTTCCTGCTCCTCTGCGCCTCCATGCTGGCCGCCGCCGCCTTTGACATTGGATTATCCACCAAGTGCGTTCCCATTCCCAAAGAGATGGCCATGTGCAATGACGTCGGCTACTCGGAGATGCGGTTGCCAAACCTGTTGGGACACACTAACATGGCAGAAGTCGTGCCCAAGTCAGCAGAGTGGCAGAACCTCCTACAGACCGGCTGCCACCCCTATGCCAGGACCTTCCTATGCTCCCTATTCGCCCCAGTCTGCCTGGACAC GTTCATCCAGCCCTGCCGCAGCATGTGTGTTGCTGTAAGAAACAGTTGTGCTCCAGTTCTGGCATGTCATGGGCACTCCTGGCCTGAGAGCTTAGACTGTGACAGGTTCCCAGCTGGGGAAGACATGTGTCTGGACACTCTCAGCAAAGAGTATCAGTATGCCTATAAAG AACTGCCAAAGCCAAGCTGCCAGGGCTGCCCACTTATTGAAGAATTCTTTTCACACAAGACAGTCTTGGAAGCTTTTTGTGACAATAACTTTG CTGTTAAAGTGAAATTGGCAAAGAAGAAAACAACTTCAGGACTTCATGAATATGAGACCGAAGGCCCAGTTGAGTTCATTAAACAAGGTCTGCTCCTTCCATATGACACACGTACCATGATTGAACAGTGGCTGCTGATTAATGAGAATTGTGCTCAGAAGCTGATACGGAACAGACCCACAGTGTATGTTATTGCTGGTGACATCCATCATGGAAAGGTTAAAGTCAACAGGGTTTTCCACTGGCAGAAAAAGGACTCTCAGCTGACACTTGCCACAAGGAGGTGGAGACACCATAAATGTTAA